DNA sequence from the Bufo bufo chromosome 3, aBufBuf1.1, whole genome shotgun sequence genome:
tctgTCTATCATTTATCtgttctatctatttatctatctatctacctgtctGTCTAACTATTATaaactatttatctatctacctattatctatctatcaattatctgttctatctatctatctatctatctatctatctatctatctatctacctattatccatctatctatctatctacacagACATActtcatataataataatatgtaaAGGGACACCTCATTTCCATCCTTCAGTGCCTCTTGTAATTTATCTTCATACTAATGTATAATGCTGAAAGCATATGTAAGTGATTGTCCGGTCAGAGTGAGTTTTTTAGACTGAATTTATAAGCACATCAAGCCAAGTAACTATGTTCTACTTTTCTAacacagatatataatagatagatagatatataatagatagatagataatagttagatagatagatatgagataaatagatagataattaatagatagatagatagataattgatggcCAAATAGatagcattttatatatatatatatatatatatatatatatatacatatatatatatatatatatatgaaacatTTATAAAAAGAAAAGTTACTTACCACTCTCTGAGATCCATTATTGATGTAGAGCAAATCTCGTTGGTCCCTCTCTTGCTGGTTAAGAGAAGACAGCAGAGCTTGCAGTCGTTCTATATACTGGATGGCACTCCTCAAGATCTCAACTTTGGGGAGTCTCTGATTAGGGTTTAACAAAGTGCTTCTTTTTAAGGCTTCAAAGGCTTCATTTACTTTCTTCAGTCTGCGTTTCTCCCTCAGGGTAGCTGCCCGTCTTCTATCCAATGACACTGTCTTCCGCTTGCACATCTTGCAGGCCCATGGCAGGCACTGGCCTGGGCAATGGTCTTGCTGGCTTACTGTGGAATGGGGTGAGACTTTTTCTTCAATGCCTGACTCTTGCAGTAACACACCTTCATTACAAAGTCCTATTGATCCACGATCTTGAAATCCAGTTTGATCATATGCGGGAAGCCTTGAAGAAAAGTAATTTTCATTGTCATAAAATCTTTGGTCTTGGAAAAAATAAGGACTGGTTTCAAAGAGTTCCATACTTCAGAACTGTTAAGATGTGTGTCTCCTCAACTACTACACAGCAACTGCACTTCTCCCCTTCACACCAACTGTTTGATGCCATTTAAACCCTCTGCCCAGCATTAAATCACAGAGATAAATATAGAAAACGCTCACGAAATTCGATCCACTTTTTAGCTGTTGCCTGACATCAAAACTTTTTACATCTGGATAGACAGGATTCTCCCTAGTGGATTCTGGTAGAAAAAACACCAAGGAAACAAATACCTTTCTAAATAGGTATTAGGATAGATTGTTTTGATGTATAGGAAAGATAtaaaattatctatctatctatctatctatctatctattatctatcttgtcTCTatcatttattttatcttttttatccaCTTTTTATAACATTGGACCTTTTTACTTTTCACCAGTGCAGTcttattatattaaaaaaaataaaaaattggtggCATTATACTAAGGAAAATGCAACATAATTAAAAGAAATGGAGTATCTGgtgtgcaccaaatttattaaatttCGAGCATTTATGCATTTTactacagttttgataaatcttcactTCATTTTTCAATCTATATTAATAAAATGTAGGATAAATAATTATTCAGTGAAATTCCTTTAATCCATCATTCGATAATTCGGAAATTCTTATTAtcggacactttttttcagcacaGAAATCCAAGAGTATTCTAAAGAACTAGAAGAATGGGAAAGCTGTCCACTAAAGAGACTTCTCCTATTAAAGAATGCATTGAGGATATTGTCTCATAAAGATGACCCCTGTCTATATGTCCTATTAGGGCCTGAATGTCACAGAGGGAGATCTCCTGCTCGGGACACCTCTTTAAGTTATGGGTAACCGCTATTCTGAATGGCCACCATGTAATACTACACTTCTACAAGGCTTCCACTTGCTAAGTCAGTGGTTTTTGGACAGAAAGGATCGCCGTGGCATCTACCATCTGAAAGGGCCTGTCTGTGATgtaaccacccctttaatagCGCCATCATTTGTTTTACCATTTTATTTGTGCCTGTTTTTCTTAAGGTTCTCGACTTTTACAAGACAATTTTATATgttaggatagaccatcaatatcagatccatgGTATGTTCCCCTTCATTGTCTATCTGGCACAGTACCTTACATTTTGTagtggctgt
Encoded proteins:
- the MYOG gene encoding myogenin; the protein is MELFETSPYFFQDQRFYDNENYFSSRLPAYDQTGFQDRGSIGLCNEGVLLQESGIEEKVSPHSTVSQQDHCPGQCLPWACKMCKRKTVSLDRRRAATLREKRRLKKVNEAFEALKRSTLLNPNQRLPKVEILRSAIQYIERLQALLSSLNQQERDQRDLLYINNGSQRVISSECGSSSSSCSPEWNESDFNSSQSDHLLSDDSSEQRDMTSLSSIVDSITSGEVSINYPDQHIGN